A stretch of DNA from Terriglobia bacterium:
CATCCCGAGCTGCTTCAAAGTGTGACCGATTTTTTCCGGCGACATAGGAGTTGAATCGGCTTGTTGCCGAAGCGACTCCGCGATTTGGGACAGGTACAGGCGATCGTGGCCTTCAGGCGATAAGTGCCGAGCGTTCCTGCTCAAGCGGAATAACTAAAAGGACCTTCACGAGAGTGGATTGGGCGAGTCCAACGGACTGCGATTCATTATCCTCATTAGCCTCCGAATCGCCGACCACTGCCCATTATGACTTGCCCAGGTGCGGTGAGGATGAGTTGCAAGACAGGTCGCTGGCGGCGAACTGCCTTGCAACTTTGACCCTCCTTCAACCATCACTTGTGCCAGCCCGTGGTAATGTCGCGGTGTTTGTTGCCGCAGGAAAGTATCAACGGGGTACAGTTGCGCAATTTATTGTTAACGAGGACTGGCAGGCTCAGTTGCCGCTAAATACTGCACCATGTGGCACGGCCGCTCCTGTTCCGCCATGCGGCCAGCGTTCTCTGGCAAATCGAATGCCAGCTTCGGCACCAGACTGGGCGTCATGAAAGTGGGAATCTATGGTGAGTTCGCCTTTGTCGCCAATGTTGATGATCACCACCTGGTTCTGCAGGTTTTCAAAGCCAGTAAGCACGACGCGCTTACCGGTGGAGTCTACAGAAAGCCAATGCGGATAGTCCTGAGGACCCAGATCCACCCTCCCGACCTCCACTGGCTTTGCCGGATCGCAGACGTCGAGCGCTACCACCGCATGAGACTCCTTGCCTTCCTGTGGTCCCATGGAATGACCGGCATCGCCGCCCCCTCCCAGGTTGATCAGCGGCATTTGCGGTTTGCCGTGGCTTAATGTCTCGATCCAAAAATGTCCGGCGACCGCAGGAACCCCGCAAGCTGTGCCGACGCCGGCGTCATAGACCAGTTCAACTGATGGGTTATCGCTTCCGAGCCCCACGATGCGATAGAGGCCGCAGTTTTCCGCTTCGACCAGCACCGTTTTGCCATCCTGCAAGACACGTGGTTCCGCTGCGCTCGTTCCGTCGACTCTACCCGGTCCTATCGGCAGCCGGATGGTCTTGATGCGCTTCAGGTCCGATAATCGCCACACCTGCAATACGTGACTTGTACCGGCGCCATACATGTCGGTGCTCGACGTCACCACCCGGTCGAGCGCAGGGACCACCGCCAGGCTGTAAGGACGGATAAAACTGTCAACCGCCGGATCAGCAGCGTCACTGTAACGCACTAGCTTGCCGTTGCCGTCTAATTCGACCAGCGCTCCCGGCATTTTATTCATAAATCCTTTCATCTGGTAGGTTGCCAGTACGTGACCGTTCGCGAGATGAGCAAATGAGTGGGGATGTGAATAAGGTCCGGCATTGCCGAAAATTCCTAACAGCTTAGGCGCAAGCGGATTGTGCAGATCGAAGCGGAACGTCAGGCCGGACGAATAATCATTGGCAAATAGAATTCCTCCCGCCGGCATTTCGTAATCGGTGTGGTGCGCAAGGTTCACCGGAACGCCGGTCGAGACGCTGCTAAGCACCTTGCCATATGTTGGGGAAGAAGGCGAAGCATCCACGACCGCGAGAAAATCCGGCTGGCTTGTGTCTGCGGACCTCGCCCAGACGTACAAGTATCGGCTTGGTTGCGGAACGGTTTGCGCGAGAGCGGCCACGAGCGACACAAACAACAGGGTTATCAGAAGTCCTTTACGAGCGAACATGATTGCCTTTCTCACCATAGCGGATGGCTCACGCAATCGGCTAAGAACCAATTTGTACGGACGGAAAGTGTAACATTACGATTACTCTCTCCACTGGATCGCACCCACTCGAGGTCCGGGGTTGGCACGTTTTGGCTCATCGCGGCGTTCTCTTTTGGAGTAGAATCCGTCCACTCTTTCCGGGAGTGGGGATTGGGGCTTTCCGCTGGAACTCGACTGGGTCCTTATGAAATCGTGTCGCCTCTCGGGGCCGGCGGCATGGGAGAAGTGTATTGCGCACGCGATACACGTCTGGACCGAACTGTAGCGGTCAAGGTGCTGCCGTCCAATCTCTCGGACAATCCCGATCTGAAGCAGCGGTTCGAGCGCGAAGCGAAGGTGATCTCGTCGCTGAATCATCCGCATGTCTGCACACTGTTCGATGTTGGCGAGCACGAAGGCATCGTTTATCTGGTGATGGAGCATCTGGAAGGCGAAACACTGGCCGACCGGCTCATACGGGGGCCGCTGAAGATCAACGAAGCGCTCGAACTCGCCTCCGACATAGCCGAAGCGCTCGATAAGGCCCACCACGCCGGGATCATACATCGCGACCTGAAGCCGGCGAACATCATGCTGACGAGGTCCGGCGCCAAGCTGATGGATTTTGGGCTGGCGAAGCCCGCACTCGCCCTCGCCACCGGTGCCACAGGTGCGATCAGTCCAAGCACTCCAACGATGAGTTTGCAGGCCCTGTCAGCGCCGGCATCGCCGCTGACGCAAAAGGGAGCCATTGTCGGCACCTTCCAGTACATGGCACCGGAGGTCTTGCAGGGCGCAGAAGCGGATGCACGCAGCGACATCTTCAGCTTCGGGTGTGTGCTGTACGAGATGGTCACGGGACGACGGGCGTTCGAGGGAAAGTCACAACTTTCGGTCGCGACGGCGATCCTGGAAAAAGAAATCGAGCCGATCACTTCTGAAAATCCGAATGTTCCGCCCGTGCTGGCGCAAATCATTTCTACTTGCCTGGCCAAGAACCCCGATGAGCGTTTTGCCTGCTCGCATGACGTAAACCTGCAACTCAGGTCTGTTCCCATA
This window harbors:
- a CDS encoding protein kinase, whose protein sequence is MGLSAGTRLGPYEIVSPLGAGGMGEVYCARDTRLDRTVAVKVLPSNLSDNPDLKQRFEREAKVISSLNHPHVCTLFDVGEHEGIVYLVMEHLEGETLADRLIRGPLKINEALELASDIAEALDKAHHAGIIHRDLKPANIMLTRSGAKLMDFGLAKPALALATGATGAISPSTPTMSLQALSAPASPLTQKGAIVGTFQYMAPEVLQGAEADARSDIFSFGCVLYEMVTGRRAFEGKSQLSVATAILEKEIEPITSENPNVPPVLAQIISTCLAKNPDERFACSHDVNLQLRSVPIRATNNIGSVNRTREMLLLAALTILVFAAGWLGYERWRDAHKAVQVVQSELDIYAADVVDRASGGQVSEQFALSPDGRDLAYVARKPGASGTQLWIRHLNSGASTALPGTEEARSPFWSPDSRAIGFFSFGRLKTIVLSTQTVTDLCQARFYWGTWGSRGT